Proteins co-encoded in one Neodiprion lecontei isolate iyNeoLeco1 chromosome 3, iyNeoLeco1.1, whole genome shotgun sequence genomic window:
- the LOC107225624 gene encoding excitatory amino acid transporter 2 isoform X7 gives MLISYPGELFMRLLKLMILPLVIASLISGSASLNARMNGKIAVRTLVYFILTSLFNAILGVALVIAIHPGDPGLRESPATASRARVVNILDSLLDLGRNMFPDNLFQAAFQQAHTVYVPKHQSILNDSVKVLPESLPEEELTRVVQYRSGTNTLGIVFFCLVFGTFLGTLGEKGQVVIDFFKAVFEVIMRMVSSVMWLTPLGITSVIAGKILGVDDLGLVMSQLAWFIITVVVGVFLYQLVIMQLIYLAFVRKNPFKFYAGLAQGTLTAFAMASTAAALPITFRLMNEKLRVDPRITRFVLPIGCNINMDGTALFVAVASIFIAQMNGIYLGFGEIITVILTSTAASVSSASVPSAALVLLLVVLSAIDAPVQDVSLLFAIDWFVDRVRTTNNMLGDCYAAAVVEQLSKKELMAVDAAAYQSETKVGPFFYTQSEAVLPTTVANGCISASRVPDPDTVIVEMQDDSKKNGIANGATKATKPINEETV, from the exons ATGCTGATCAGCTACCCCGGAGAGCTGTTTATGAGACTACTCAAGCTGATGATTCTGCCCCTGGTAATAGCCAGCCTAATATCGG GGTCGGCGAGTCTAAACGCTCGAATGAACGGCAAGATTGCGGTGAGAACGCTGGTCTACTTCATCCTGACATCTCTCTTCAACGCCATACTCGGAGTGGCTTTAGTCATAGCGATTCACCCGGGAGATCCGGGTCTCAGGGAGTCACCAGCGACGGCGTCACGTGCCAGAGTCGTCAATATCCTGGATAGCCTGTTGGACCTGGGAAG GAACATGTTCCCGGACAATCTGTTTCAAGCGGCTTTTCAGCAG GCACACACTGTATATGTCCCGAAGCATCAGTCGATCCTGAACGACTCGGTGAAGGTGCTTCCGGAGAGTCTCCCCGAAGAGGAACTGACCAGGGTGGTGCAGTACAGAAGTGGCACCAATACGTTGGGCATCGTATTCTTTTGTCTAGTGTTCGGCACCTTCCTGGGCACTCTAGGCGAGAAGGGTCAAGTAGTGATCGACTTCTTCAAGGCGGTATTCGAGGTGATAATGCGAATGGTCTCCAGCGTGATGTG GTTGACACCGTTGGGAATAACATCAGTGATCGCCGGTAAGATACTCGGGGTCGATGATCTTGGTCTCGTGATGTCGCAGCTGGCCTGGTTCATCATTACCGTCGTCGTCGGCGTCTTCTTATATCAGCTGGTTATCATGCAGCTGATCTATCTAGCCTTTGTCCGCAAGAACCCCTTTAAGTTCTACGCGGGTCTGGCCCAGGGCACCCTCACCGCCTTCGCCATGGCTTCAAC GGCCGCCGCTCTTCCCATCACCTTTCGGCTGATGAACGAAAAGCTCCGGGTCGATCCGCGGATCACGAGATTCGTCCTGCCCATCGGTTGCAACATAAACATGGACGGCACTGCTCTCTTCGTCGCTGTAGCCAGCATCTTCATCGCTCAAATGAACGGGATCTACCTCGGCTTTGGAGAGATCATCACTGTGAT ACTGACCTCGACTGCCGCTTCCGTTTCATCCGCATCGGTGCCCAGCGCAGCTTTGGTACTTCTTCTAGTTGTCCTCAGCGCCATCGACGCTCCTGTTCAGGACGTCTCGCTGCTATTTGCTATCGACTGGTTTGT CGATCGCGTTCGAACCACGAATAACATGCTGGGCGATTGTTACGCGGCTGCGGTTGTCGAACAGTTGTCGAAAAAGGAACTCATGGCGGTTGACGCTGCCGCGTATCAG TCAGAGACTAAGGTAGGGCCATTTTTTTACACGCAGTCAGAAGCTGTTCTGCCCACCACAGTTGCAAATGGCTGCATTTCGGCGAGCAGAGTACCGGACCCAGACACCGTGATCGTCGAGATGCAGGATGATTCAAAGAAGAACGGCATCGCCAA CGGAGCGACGAAGGCGACAAAACCGATCAACGAGGAGACGGTTTAA